A stretch of DNA from Nitrosopumilus zosterae:
GTTACAGATGAACAGCAGATGAAAGGCAATCTAGGCGGTCCTGATCTGTTTTTAGCTCCAATCGGAAGATTAGAAGCTGAAAGAATTACTAAACATTTTTGCAATACTTGTGAAAAAGAATTTGAAGGTTCTCCAAAAATAGAATTTGAAAATCCTAATGAAGAAGTTGCAGAAAATCTTGTTCTATATGAAAAAGGACAATACATTTGCAATGCATGTAATGCATCAATTGCAGAATATAGAGAATTTAGAAAACAGGATGAGTCAGGTGAAGTCGGAGTTGCAAAACCAATTGAGCCATCTACTCAAAACATTCCACAACAAGTTGCAGAACCAACAATTCAAACTCCACAAGAAACAGTAACGCAACCAGGTCCAACAACTTCAGTTAGCTCAATTGAAGGAAGAGTAGTATATGATGAAAATGCAAACAAGATTGGTAATGCAAAACAGGTGGGAATTGACTCTACACAATCGATGGTTCTAGTAATTACAAAAAATGATGGTACTGAAGGAAGTATTCCATGGAGCAATATCAAAAAAGTTGGAGAGATTATTTTATTAGGAAATCCAGAAGAGAAATCACAGCCTGGAA
This window harbors:
- a CDS encoding PRC-barrel domain-containing protein, which translates into the protein MSSEQRLKKLRGSGGYVMATVTDEQQMKGNLGGPDLFLAPIGRLEAERITKHFCNTCEKEFEGSPKIEFENPNEEVAENLVLYEKGQYICNACNASIAEYREFRKQDESGEVGVAKPIEPSTQNIPQQVAEPTIQTPQETVTQPGPTTSVSSIEGRVVYDENANKIGNAKQVGIDSTQSMVLVITKNDGTEGSIPWSNIKKVGEIILLGNPEEKSQPGKCSNCGFGNKEGSKFCEECGTKI